One Rosa chinensis cultivar Old Blush chromosome 5, RchiOBHm-V2, whole genome shotgun sequence genomic region harbors:
- the LOC112165921 gene encoding protein PHLOEM PROTEIN 2-LIKE A9 — translation MAMTKPHWQAEKEEIIKQGDNYHIKPRGLNIVWGNDERYWKIPAKRTEDPAEPPAELVQVSWLEVTGSVDELKPGKGYDLTFEVGLAGDAFGWKDIQVFLMAKVGKKGRYKWTRVKLDQDRNNERVTIPDNQKLSIDVPADTRDTTLHFGLYEVWSGKWKGGLKIYNAKVTATA, via the exons GGAGATAACTACCATATCAAACCACGAGGACTTAATATTGTATGGGGCAATGATGAACGCTACTGGAAAATACCAGCCAAAAG GACTGAGGATCCTGCAGAGCCTCCTGCAGAGCTGGTACAGGTCTCATGGCTGGAAGTAACAGGCTCAGTTGATGAGTTGAAACCCGGGAAGGGGTATGATCTGACCTTCGAGGTGGGGCTGGCAGGAGATGCATTTGGTTGGAAAGACATACAAGTGTTCTTGATGGCAAAGGTAGGGAAAAAGGGAAGGTACAAATGGACAAGAGTTAAACTCGATCAGGATAGGAATAACGAGAGAGTTACAATTCCTGATAACCAGAAGCTTAGCATTGATGTTCCAGCTGATACAAGGGACACCACCCTTCATTTTGGTCTGTATGAAGTGTGGAGTGGGAAATGGAAAGGAGGCTTGAAGATTTATAATGCGAAAGTAACTGCCACTGCTTGA
- the LOC112165667 gene encoding protein PHLOEM PROTEIN 2-LIKE A9, translating to MSMTKPHFQAEKDEDAVQKIGDGYNIKPRGLNIVWGNDERYWKIPAKGPAGVDVAAELVQVSWLEVTGSVVLTPGKTYKLNFEVQLLSEAFGWKDIQAFLMAKVGKKGRYTWKRVQVQQQAGTGNFFIPKEEDELRIEVPPGNTDNTLQFGLYEVWSGKWKGGLKIYNAKVTAINP from the exons ATGTCTATGACTAAACCTCATTTCCAAGCAGAGAAAGATGAAGATGCAGTCCAAAagatt GGAGATGGCTACAATATCAAACCACGAGGACTTAACATTGTATGGGGCAATGATGAACGCTACTGGAAAATACCAGCCAAAGG GCCTGCAGGTGTCGATGTTGCTGCAGAGCTGGTGCAGGTTTCATGGCTGGAAGTAACAGGCTCAGTTGTTTTAACACCTGGGAAGACTTATAAACTGAACTTTGAGGTACAACTGCTATCAGAGGCATTTGGCTGGAAAGATATACAAGCTTTCTTGATGGCCAAGGTAGGGAAAAAGGGAAGATACACGTGGAAAAGGGTTCAAGTACAGCAGCAGGCTGGGACAGGAAACTTCTTTATTCCTAAGGAAGAAGATGAGCTCCGCATTGAAGTTCCACCTGGGAATACTGACAACACCCTTCAGTTCGGTCTGTATGAAGTGTGGAGTGGGAAATGGAAAGGAGGCTTGAAGATCTATAATGCGAAAGTAACTGCGATTAATCCTTGA
- the LOC112165097 gene encoding lectin, producing MGTGWSQDEASQSQQLSPAEASNKAVVEKVTEAAPSGSKPMAKVEKSASFQAKSSADHNQEAKVVKEVKGTEKPTVTQVKQQQQTLQQLPHNYEAIVKDADTPINKSPEHLFVHLYAGILLNQKRKKYWVDKKSNNCFMVYPRDLTITWAEDNRYWHWPSLEETSNVFIDAAELLNVCWLEVHGKIDSTKLSPGTLYEVVFIVMLKAAAYGWKVPVNVRLSLPDGNKQERKADLNKIPREQWTEIPVGEFRASTGLLGNIEFSLYEYEDGKWKSGLLIKGVAVRPKN from the exons ATGGGGACAGGGTGGTCACAAGATGAGGCCTCACAGTCACAGCAGCTGAGTCCTGCAGAAGCAAGTAACAAGGCAGTAGTGGAGAAAGTAACAGAAGCAGCGCCTAGTGGCTCTAAACCCATGGCAAAAGTGGAGAAATCAGCTAGTTTTCAGGCCAAATCTTCAGCCGATCACAACCAGGAGGCCAAAGTAGTGAAAGAAGTCAAGGGAACAGAGAAACCGACAGTTACACAAgtgaagcagcagcagcaaacGCTGCAGCAGCTCCCACATAATTACGAAGCTATTGTGAAAGATGCCGACACTCCAATCAACAAGTCACCGGAACATCTGTTTGTACATCTCTATGCTGGAATACTCTTAAACCAAAAGAGGAAG AAGTATTGGGTTGACAAGAAGTCCAACAACTGCTTCATGGTGTATCCAAGGGATCTCACAATCACTTGGGCTGAAGACAATCGTTACTGGCACTGGCCTTCCCTGGAAGAAACAAG TAATGTCTTCATCGATGCAGCTGAACTGTTAAATGTATGCTGGCTTGAAGTTCATGGaaaaattgattccacaaaGCTGTCACCAGGAACTCTATATGAAGTAGTATTTATAGTGATGTTGAAAGCTGCAGCTTATGGATGGAAAGTTCCTGTCAATGTCAGACTCAGTCTCCCAGATGGTAACAAGCAAGAACGTAAAGCTGATCTGAATAAAATCCCTAGAGAACAATGGACAGAGATACCAGTAGGCGAGTTTAGAGCATCAACAGGATTACTTGGGAACATTGAATTTTCGTTGTATGAATATGAAGATGGGAAATGGAAGAGTGGACTTCTGATCAAGGGCGTTGCCGTTCGGCCTAAAAACTGA
- the LOC112203216 gene encoding phosphatase IMPL1, chloroplastic — protein MRYFLVPFYLKSNYVQVEFVGGPVCWNTRIFSASAGSPSSIFQVERSLLDSGFDYEHDDPGATNIEPFKEFTDVSRGVRMLGAAAVDMCHVALGIVEAYWEYRLKPWEWLLSEQIVEEAGGVVTCMDGAKFCVFDRSVLVSNGVLHAKVNLSAAVISIIQEKKIVEMQLLERIAPATENLKSKQINLSLWYKPENCRTEL, from the exons ATGCGATATTTCCTTGTTCCCTTCTATTTGAAAAGCAATTATGTTCAGGTAGAGTTTGTCGGAGGCCCAGTGTGTTGGAATACTCGCATCTTTTCTGCGAGTGCTG GCTCACCCTCTTCCATATTTCAGGTGGAACGATCTCTTCTTGATTCTGGGTTTGATTATGAGCATGATGATCCAGGGGCCACGAACATAGAACCATTCAAGGAGTTCACTGACGTCAGCAGG GGTGTCAGAATGCTCGGTGCTGCTGCAGTAGACATGTGCCATGTAGCTCTTGGGATCGTGGAAGCATACTGGGAATATCGACTCAAGCCATGGGAATGGCTTCTG TCTGAGCAGATAGTTGAGGAAGCTGGAGGAGTGGTTACCTGCATGGATGGTGCAAAGTTTTGTGTATTTGATAGATCTGTTTTGGTATCCAATGGAGTGCTGCATGCCAAGGTTAACCTATCTGCTGCAGTTATATCCATAATCCAAGAGAAAAAGATTGTGGAAATGCAA CTTTTGGAGAGGATTGCTCCAGCAACTGAGAATTTGAAGAGCAAACAAATCAATTTATCATTGTGGTATAAGCCTGAAAACTGCAGGACAGAACTTTGA
- the LOC112165099 gene encoding protein PHLOEM PROTEIN 2-LIKE A1-like isoform X2 produces MGTGWSQDEASQSQQLSPGEPCNKKYWVDKKSNNCFMVYPRDLTITWADDKRYWHWPSLEETSNVFIDVAELLRVCWLEVHGKIDSTKLSPGTLYEVVFIVMLKAAAYGWKVPVNVSLTLPDGNKQERKADLNKIPREQWTEIPVGEFRASPGLLGNIEISMYQYDDGGIWKSGLLIKGVAVRPKS; encoded by the exons ATGGGGACAGGGTGGTCACAAGATGAAGCCTCACAGTCGCAGCAGCTGAGTCCTGGAGAACCATGTAACAAG AAGTACTGGGTTGACAAGAAGTCCAACAACTGCTTCATGGTGTATCCAAGGGATCTCACAATCACTTGGGCTGACGACAAACGTTACTGGCACTGGCCTTCCCTGGAAGAAACAAG TAATGTCTTCATCGATGTCGCTGAACTGTTAAGGGTATGCTGGCTTGAAGTTCATGGaaaaattgattccacaaaGCTGTCACCAGGAACCCTATATGAAGTAGTATTTATAGTGATGTTGAAAGCTGCAGCTTATGGATGGAAAGTTCCTGTCAATGTCAGCCTCACTCTCCCAGATGGTAACAAGCAAGAGCGTAAAGCTGATCTGAATAAAATCCCAAGAGAACAATGGACAGAGATACCAGTAGGCGAGTTTAGAGCATCACCAGGATTACTTGGGAACATTGAAATTTCAATGTATCAATATGATGATGGCGGGATATGGAAGAGCGGACTTTTGATCAAGGGCGTTGCCGTTCGGCCTAAAAGCTAA
- the LOC112165099 gene encoding lectin-like isoform X1 translates to MGTGWSQDEASQSQQLSPGEPCNKLLIDCVRLLNKRTSEKKFEINQQKHEQHHYQLLFFFRVLALLLLLLQKYWVDKKSNNCFMVYPRDLTITWADDKRYWHWPSLEETSNVFIDVAELLRVCWLEVHGKIDSTKLSPGTLYEVVFIVMLKAAAYGWKVPVNVSLTLPDGNKQERKADLNKIPREQWTEIPVGEFRASPGLLGNIEISMYQYDDGGIWKSGLLIKGVAVRPKS, encoded by the exons ATGGGGACAGGGTGGTCACAAGATGAAGCCTCACAGTCGCAGCAGCTGAGTCCTGGAGAACCATGTAACAAG CTCCTAATCGATTGTGTGCGACTGTTAAACAAGCGCACCTCAGAAAAGAAATTTGAAATCAACCAACAAAAACATGAACAACATCACTATcaattattattcttttttcgAGTATTAGCACTATTACTGTTATTATTACAGAAGTACTGGGTTGACAAGAAGTCCAACAACTGCTTCATGGTGTATCCAAGGGATCTCACAATCACTTGGGCTGACGACAAACGTTACTGGCACTGGCCTTCCCTGGAAGAAACAAG TAATGTCTTCATCGATGTCGCTGAACTGTTAAGGGTATGCTGGCTTGAAGTTCATGGaaaaattgattccacaaaGCTGTCACCAGGAACCCTATATGAAGTAGTATTTATAGTGATGTTGAAAGCTGCAGCTTATGGATGGAAAGTTCCTGTCAATGTCAGCCTCACTCTCCCAGATGGTAACAAGCAAGAGCGTAAAGCTGATCTGAATAAAATCCCAAGAGAACAATGGACAGAGATACCAGTAGGCGAGTTTAGAGCATCACCAGGATTACTTGGGAACATTGAAATTTCAATGTATCAATATGATGATGGCGGGATATGGAAGAGCGGACTTTTGATCAAGGGCGTTGCCGTTCGGCCTAAAAGCTAA
- the LOC112165096 gene encoding phosphatase IMPL1, chloroplastic, with protein sequence MGRSLVFSTNFALRFSQKPRSILPPSLPSHSISLNSRQQLQHGSQRFGLSFSKPTRTLCTKAVLSEIPNQKQYVKVGAQSVGPIPASQLIEVVEKAAKTGAEVVMDAVNQPRKITYKGLTDLVTDTDKKSEAAILEVVKKNFGDHLILGEEGGIIGDTSSDYLWCIDPLDGTTNFAHGYPSFAVSVGVLFRGKPAAAAVVEFVGGPMCWNTRIFSAGAGGGAFCNGQKIHVSQTDKVERSLLVTGFGYEHDDPWATNMELFKEFTDVSRGVRRLGAAAVDMCHVALGIVEAYWEYRLKPWDMAAGVLIVEEAGGVVTCMDGGIFCVFDRSVLVSNGVLHAKLLERIAPATEKLKSKEINFSLWYKPENYRTEL encoded by the exons ATGGGCAGGTCCCTGGTCTTCTCTACGAACTTCGCTCTGAGATTTTCTCAAAAACCCAGATCAATTTTACCCCCTAGTTTACCAAGCCACTCTATTTCCCTCAACTCAAGGCAGCAATTGCAACATGGGTCTCAAAGATTTGGACTTTCATTTTCCAAACCAACAAGAACTCTCTGCACCAAAGCTGTGCTATCTGAAATTCCAAATCAGAAGCAGTATGTGAAAGTGGGTGCCCAATCAGTTGGGCCCATCCCAGCTAGTCAGCTCATTGAAGTGGTTGAGAAGGCTGCTAAGACTGGTGCTGAG GTTGTGATGGATGCTGTTAATCAGCCTCGGAAAATTACCTATAAGGGACTTACTGACCTGGTTACTGA CACAGATAAAAAGAGCGAAGCAGCAATTTTAGAAGTTGTGAAAAAGAACTTTGGAGATCACCTTATTCTTGGAGAGGAGGGTGGAATTATTGGAGATACATCTTCTGACTATCTGTGGTGCATTGATCCATTAG ATGGAACAACAAATTTTGCACATGGTTACCCTAGCTTTGCAGTTTCTGTGGGAGTTCTATTTCGAGGAAaacctgctgctgctgctgtg GTAGAGTTTGTCGGAGGCCCAATGTGTTGGAATACTCGCATCTTTTCTGCTGGTGCTG GTGGGGGAGCATTTTGTAATGGCCAAAAGATTCACGTGAGTCAAACGGATAAG GTGGAACGATCTCTTCTTGTTACTGGGTTTGGTTATGAACATGATGATCCATGGGCCACGAACATGGAACTATTCAAAGAGTTCACTGACGTCAGCAGG GGTGTCAGAAGGCTCGGTGCTGCTGCAGTAGACATGTGCCATGTAGCTCTTGGGATCGTAGAAGCATACTGGGAATATCGACTAAAGCCATGGGATATGGCTGCTGGTGTTTTG ATAGTTGAGGAAGCTGGAGGAGTGGTTACCTGCATGGATGGTGGAATATTTTGTGTATTTGATAGATCTGTTTTGGTATCCAACGGAGTGCTGCATGCCAAG CTTTTGGAGAGGATTGCACCAGCAACTGAGAAGTTGAAGAGCAAAGAAATTAATTTCTCATTGTGGTATAAGCCTGAAAATTACAGGACAGAACTTTGA
- the LOC112166247 gene encoding cysteine-rich and transmembrane domain-containing protein WIH2 encodes MSHYNQHHQAAGVYPPPPTSYPPPPAGAYPPPGHAYPPPPVQGYNQGPYVVPPPVSYPMKNNGPAEGYPQGPQQSAPYRHKGKGGGFWTGCCSAMFCCCLCDLCCLPCSIF; translated from the exons ATGAGTCACTACAACCAGCATCACCAGGCTGCAG GAGTATATCCACCACCACCAACCTCATACCCTCCACCCCCAGCTGGGGCATATCCTCCTCCAGGGCACGCTTATCCTCCGCCACCAGTTCAAGGATACAATCAAGGTCCTTATGTTGTTCCACCACCAGTTTCATACCCCATGAAAAATAATGGACCAGCTGAGGGATACCCCCAAGGTCCTCAACAATCAGCTCCCTATAGGCACAAGGGCAAAGGCGGCGGATTTTGGACCGGATG TTGTTCTGCCATGTTTTGCTGCTGCCTCTGCGATTTGTGCTGCTTGCCTTGCTCAATCTTTTAA
- the LOC112203217 gene encoding uncharacterized protein LOC112203217 yields MHFFNLALLAKQGWCLLTQPDSIIAKLLKAKYFPHCSFLEAKLKGGESYSWRSIISGRDVFKLGLRYQVGSGCNISVWNDPCVPTPHSFRPYSPIMEGMEDLVVSDLIDFDSKTWATDFMKELFIEGEVERMASIPLSIRGGGDQLIWHYDKKGMYQVRKGYHVYNAAMSHKNRASTSSDEAGANIVPTKEVLWQRRVNLVDHHCMFCMEELETGMHLFKSCYALHGFWFLGPLRVHAKAHPANCLRDWVLDMMDSLTVDQCDFFFMSLWAIWTERNNLIWKGASFQPMNMIQWTSKLLEDFQKYHPKTVRKQRRPQTKWKNPPSGRLKINVDGAFRAEDGSGGIGVVVRNETGMGIAALAKPFLHAHSILNMETEACRAGLLLGIHQG; encoded by the exons ATGCACTTTTTTAATTTGGCTTTGCTTGCAAAGCAAGGCTGGTGTCTTCTAACTCAGCCAGATTCTATTATTGCCAAGCTGCTTAAAGCCAAGTATTTCCCACATTGTTCTTTTTTAGAGGCAAAGCTGAAAGGTGGTGAATCCTACTCCTGGCGTAGCATTATTTCAGGCCGTGACGTCTTTAAGTTGGGGTTGCGATACCAAGTTGGTAGCGGCTGTAATATATCTGTGTGGAACGACCCTTGCGTACCTACTCCACATTCTTTCCGGCCTTACTCACCTATCATGGAGGGAATGGAGGATCTAGTGGTGtctgatttgattgattttgattcaaagaCTTGGGCTACAGATTTTATGAAAGAATTATTTATAGAGGGTGAAGTGGAGAGGATGGCTTCTATCCCTCTCAGCATTCGTGGAGGTGGTGATCAGTTGATTTGGCATTACGACAAGAAAGGCATGTATCAGGTGCGCAAAGGGTATCATGTGTACAATGCTGCAATGAGTCACAAGAACCGAGCATCTACTTCTTCTGACGAGGCTGGAGCA AACATTGTACCTACTAAAGAGGTTTTATGGCAACGTAGAGTTAATTTGGTGGATCACCATTGCATGTTTTGCATGGAGGAATTAGAAACTGGTATGCATTTATTCAAGTCATGTTATGCTTTGCATGGGTTTTGGTTCCTTGGTCCTCTTAGAGTGCATGCAAAGGCCCACCCGGCTAATTGTTTACGTGATTGGGTGTTGGATATGATGGATAGTCTAACTGTTGATCAATGTGACTTTTTCTTCATGAGCTTATGGGCAATTTGGACGGAGCGTAATAATTTAATCTGGAAGGGTGCAAGTTTTCAACCTATGAACATGATTCAATGGACTAGTAAACTGTTAGAAGATTTCCAGAAATACCATCCGAAGACGGTGAGGAAGCAGAGGAGACCTCAGACCAAATGGAAAAATCCTCCTAGTGGTCGTCTGAAAATTAATGTGGATGGGGCTTTTCGAGCTGAAGATGGGAGTGGAGGTATTGGAGTAGTAGTTAGGAATGAAACTGGTATGGGTATTGCTGCGTTGGCTAAGCCTTTTTTACATGCACACTCGATCCTTAATATGGAAACGGAGGCGTGTAGAGCTGGTTTACTTCTTGGTATTCACCAAGGCTAG